A region of the Streptomyces sp. NBC_00442 genome:
GGAACTGGTTGGCCGAGTCGCGGACCTGGTTGTGGAACCGCCAGGTGTAGGTGGTGTCGGCGACACCGTCTCCGTCGCTGTCGATCTTGATGTTGTAGCGGAGGTCCTCGCCGAAGGCGTAGAAGTTCGGGCCGCCGTTGGGCTCCTCGAACGGGATCCAGTTCGCCAGGAGCGTCACGGTGTCGGGCTTGTCGGGGCTGGTGAACGCGTACACGTCGGTGTTGTCGGCCCGCGGGTCACCGGCGATCAGCGGTGCCTCACGGTGACTTGAAGCTGCGCTGATGCCCGGCGCCAGGGTCAAGACGCCCAGGCCGGTCGCCATGGCGCCCGCACCGAGGACGAGCAGGGAATGGTCCAGCAGGCGGCGCGAACGCGGCGTGCCCTGAGTTGCCTTCACGGAAATCCTTCCGAGGGAAGCTCCCCCGGCCAGCGGCGAGTTGGGCGCGGCAGGAGGAAAGGAGGCGGAATGACGTCCCGTTCCTGAGGCGAGTGAATCCGCGCGCCCAGGACGCAGGAAGGGCAGCCGATAGGACCGTCGGGGGCTGGGACAGACATCCACACGCACTGCGCAAGCGACACAAAACCACGACCGCCACCGCGGCCGGGGTCATCCGCATGCCCCTCCGAGACCCTCACGGGCCCGAAACAACCACTAACCCCCAGGTCAGGACCGTGCAGCCACACTGCGGAGGCGCGGGAATCCGAGGGCGACACGCTCTCACGTCCTTAGCCCAGATGTGCACCAGCACCCTTATGTGCGAGCAGCGTGCAGTAACGACGAGGGGGTGGACCAGTTCGGACGCTCTCAGCCCAGTGGGAACCGGCCGGGCACCTGGTACCCGGCCGGGCGGACGACGCATGGACGCTGCTCGTATGCCAGGGCCCTTGGCCGCCCGCTCGCTGACAGCGCAGCCCGCGCCGTCTGTTCCGGAGAACGGCCTGCTGGAACTCTCCCGAGATTTCTGTGGATACCTATGAGCTGGAGCAATCCATCAGCGCACCGGTTCCGAATCGGGTGTGTACGGATCGACCTTCAGAAGGATCACCGCGTGAAAGAACCGGCGCACATCAGCGGGCTGCCCTTGGCCGGGCCCGATCTGCCCGACCTGCTCGACCGCGTGGCACAGGGAGACCAGCAAGCATTCGGCTCTCTCTACGACGCGGTGGCCGGCCCCGTTCTCGGGGTGGTACGCACCGTCGTACGTGACCCGGCCCAGTCCGAGGAGGTCACCCAGGAGGTCATGGTGGCCGTGTGGCAGACCGCCGCCCGCTACCGCCGGGACCGGGGCAGCGTCATGAACTGGGTACTCACCCTCGCCCATCACCGGGCCGTGGACCGCGTCCGTTCCGCCCAGGCCGCCAGCGCACGCGACCACAAGGCAGCCCTCCTGGAACAGGCCCCGGCGTTCGACGAAGTCGCCGAAGAGGTCGACCGGCGTCTGGAGCAGGAACGGGTACGCCGCTGTCTGCGTAACCTCACCGAGCTCCAGCGCCAGTCCGTGACCTTCGCCTACTACCGCGGCATGACCTACCGGGAAGTCGCCGAACTGCTTGCCGTGCCACTAGGCACGGTGAAGACCCGACTGCGCGACGGACTGATCCGGATGCGCGACTGCCTGGGGGTGACCGCATGATCACAGCCGACGTGCACACGCTGACCGGCGCCTACGCGCTCGACGCACTACCGGACGCCGAACGCGCCGCTTTCGAAGACCACTTGGACGCCTGTGCCGTATGCGCGCAGGAGGTGCGGGAATTCACCGAAACCGCCGGCCGGCTCGGGCTCGCCGTGTCGGTGAGACCGCCGGTCGAGCTGAAGACCACGGTCCTGCGGCGGATCACCATCGTCCGCCAGGACTCCCCTCACACTCCCGGGCCGCCAGGACGCGCCGGAAGCCGAGTTCGCCGAGCGCGCTGGTCCCCCTTTGCACTGGCCGCCTGTCTCGCGGCGGCGGCCGGGCTCGGCGGGATCGCGGTCTG
Encoded here:
- a CDS encoding sigma-70 family RNA polymerase sigma factor, whose translation is MKEPAHISGLPLAGPDLPDLLDRVAQGDQQAFGSLYDAVAGPVLGVVRTVVRDPAQSEEVTQEVMVAVWQTAARYRRDRGSVMNWVLTLAHHRAVDRVRSAQAASARDHKAALLEQAPAFDEVAEEVDRRLEQERVRRCLRNLTELQRQSVTFAYYRGMTYREVAELLAVPLGTVKTRLRDGLIRMRDCLGVTA